GGCTGTAGGAACGCATATAGATGCCCTGCTTGAGATCGTCCATCGCATCGATGTGATCCATCCACTGGCGGTCGACGTTGCGCAACAACAGGATACGTTCGACTTCGCGCATGTTCTCGCCGAATATCTTTTCGCGCTTGGCGTATTCCTCGTCGGCGCGTTTTTGCAGAAGGTCGGTAAAGCCCTGTTTGCCCATCTTGGAGAGGTCCTGCGGGGTCAGGTCTTTGAAATCATTGTCGGAGCACAGCCATCCGCGGAAATGGTCACGCAGGCCGTCGATATTCCAGTCGGCACTGTCGTCTCCGGAGATGAAAGTGGCAACGCCGCTCTCGATGCACTCGGCAATCATATTCTCAATCACCGGTTTCAGATCGTCTCCGTTCAGAACGCTCCTGCGCTGACCGTAGATGATTTCGCGCTGGCGGTTCATGACGTCGTCGAACTGCAGAACGCTCTTACGGGTCTCGAAGTTGCGTTCCTCAACGCGCTTTTGGCTGCTTTCGATCAGGCGGGAGAACATACCGGCTTCGATCGGCTGATCCTCGGGGATTTTGAGCGTTTCCATCATATTGGTAAGCCGTTCGCCGCCGAACAGACGCATCAGATCATCGTCGAGAGACAGGAAGAAGCGGCTTTCGCCGGGGTCGCCCTGACGACCCGAACGGCCGCGCAGCTGGTTGTCAATACGCCTGGATTCGTGGCGCTCGGTGCCGATGATGAACAATCCGCCCGCAGAGATAACCTCCTGCGCCGCGTCGGCGATCTCGGCTTTGTGTTTTTCGAGGAAACCGACATATTTTTCGCGCGCGGCGAGAATTTCGGCGTCGTCGGTCTGGGAGCGGCTGATGGCGTTGACGATCATCTCGTCTTCAAAGCCCTCTTTGGCCATATCGTTGCGGGCCATGTATTCGGCGTTACCGCCGAGGATTATGTCCGTGCCACGTCCTGCCATATTGGTTGCGATCGTGACCGCGCCTTTTTTACCGGCCTGTGCGACGATCATCGCCTCGCGTTCGTGGTGTTTGGCGTTCAAAACCTCGTGCTTGACACCGCGGCGCTTGAGCATACCCGAGATGATCTCGGATTTTTCGATCGACACCGTACCGACCAGCACCGGCTGTTCTTTTTCGTGGCATTCGATGACCTGTTCGACAATGGCCTCGTATTTGGCTTTCTGAGTTTTGTATAGTACATCGTCATGATCTTGGCGGATCATGGGTTTATTGGTCGGGATCTCGATGACGTCGAGTGCGTAAATATCGCGGAATTCCTGCTCTTCGGTCAGCGCCGTACCGGTCATGCCTGAGAGTTTATTGTAAAGGCGGAAGAAGTTCTGGAAAGTGATGGTCGCCAGCGTCTTGGATTCATTGGCCACCTTGACGTTTTCCTTGGCCTCAATAGCCTGGTGCAGACCGTCGTTGTAGCGGCGTCCGTACATCAGACGGCCCGTGAACTCGTCGACGATGATGACTTCGTTGTCTTTGACGATATAGTCGATGTCGCGCTGCATGATGCCTCGCGCGCGGATGGCCTGATTGATATAATGAGACAGAGAACTGTTTTCGGGGTCGGAGAGGTTTTCGATATTAAACGTCTGTTCCGCTTTGGCGATGCCGTTGGCGGTCAGCGTGGCGCTTTTGTGTTTTTCATCGACAACGAAATCGGCGTTGGCGAATTCCTCGGTGTCTTCAATATCCTGCTTTTCGTCGATTTCCTTGATCTTGACCACGCGCAGGCGCTTGGCGAAGTTGTCGGCCAGCGTGTACATCTCGTTGGCTTCCTCAGCCTGACCCGAGATAATCAGTGGCGTTCTGGCTTCGTCGATCAAAATCGAGTCGACCTCGTCGACCACGGCGAAGTTATGGCCGCGTTGAACCATTTGGGCTTTTTGAACGACCATGTTGTCGCGCAGATAGTCGAAGCCGAACTCGTTGTTGGTGCCGTAGGTGATGTCGGCGGCATAGGCTTTTTTGCGCTGGTCGTTGGGTACGTCGTGCAGAATCAGTCCCACGGACATACCGAGATAGTTATACAGACGGCCCATCCATTCGCCCTGAAATTTGGCCAGATAGTCGTTGACGGTGACGATGTGGACACCCTTGCCGGATAATGCGTTCAGATAGGCCGGCATGGTCGCGGTCAGGGTTTTGCCCTCACCGGTTTTCATCTCGGCGATACGGCCCTGATGAAGCACGATGCCGCCGATGACCTGTACCGGGAACGGTTTTTGCCCCAGTACCCGCACGCTCGCTTCGCGGCAGGCCGCAAACGCGTCGGGCAGGATGTCGTCGAGGGTATCACCGAGTTCAAGGCGTCCGCGCAGGCGTTCTGTGGTGCCGCGCAGCTCCTCCTCGGACATATTTTTATATTTTTCCTCCAGCGCAAAGACCTGATCCGCGATCGGCTGAACCCGTTTCAACTCGCGCTGGCTGTGTGTGCCGAAGATTTTTTCAGCAAGTCCCATTTTATAATCTCCATTCCCATGCCGCAGGCGCGGCAAAAACGATGAAAAATTTGTTTTCGCAACGGTAAAAACAGCTGTGTTCCACAGCCTTTTGCATTATAGCACAACCGAATCAAAAAATAAAGTCGCCGGCGAGTCGCCGGTGACAAACGCGTCGAAGAATCTGCTCCACATAAGCGTGATAGCGCGCGCTGCCAACCTTGGTACAAATCCCACGGGAAACGATCTCGCGCGGACACCCGAAAATTCCCCTCTTTGGAGGGGTGGCATGAACGTCCGCAGGATGTTCATGACGGGGTGGTCACAAACTTGAACCTGTTATCCTGCCGAGGTTGCAATTGTGCGGGCGGAATGGTAAAATAAGTTCGAACTTTTTAAGGGGGGGATCGGCCTTGATTCTTGTCGTCGACGGAAACAGCATTATCAACAGGGCTTTTTACGGCATCAAGCTGCTCACGACCAAGGACGGCCGGTTTACCAACGCCGTCTACGGCTTTTTGAATATGCTCGACGCCATCCGCGAACAGGTCAAGCCCGACGGCATCGCGGTCGCGTTCGACATGCGCGGCAAGACCTTCCGCCACGAGATGTACGAGCCCTATAAAGCCGGACGAAAAGGCATGCCCGAAGAACTTGCCGCGCAGCTGCCTGTGACCAAAGAGGTATTGGCGGCACTCGGCTGCGAAATCGTGACTTGCCCGGGTTTCGAAGCCGACGATAT
This Oscillospiraceae bacterium DNA region includes the following protein-coding sequences:
- the secA gene encoding preprotein translocase subunit SecA, whose amino-acid sequence is MGLAEKIFGTHSQRELKRVQPIADQVFALEEKYKNMSEEELRGTTERLRGRLELGDTLDDILPDAFAACREASVRVLGQKPFPVQVIGGIVLHQGRIAEMKTGEGKTLTATMPAYLNALSGKGVHIVTVNDYLAKFQGEWMGRLYNYLGMSVGLILHDVPNDQRKKAYAADITYGTNNEFGFDYLRDNMVVQKAQMVQRGHNFAVVDEVDSILIDEARTPLIISGQAEEANEMYTLADNFAKRLRVVKIKEIDEKQDIEDTEEFANADFVVDEKHKSATLTANGIAKAEQTFNIENLSDPENSSLSHYINQAIRARGIMQRDIDYIVKDNEVIIVDEFTGRLMYGRRYNDGLHQAIEAKENVKVANESKTLATITFQNFFRLYNKLSGMTGTALTEEQEFRDIYALDVIEIPTNKPMIRQDHDDVLYKTQKAKYEAIVEQVIECHEKEQPVLVGTVSIEKSEIISGMLKRRGVKHEVLNAKHHEREAMIVAQAGKKGAVTIATNMAGRGTDIILGGNAEYMARNDMAKEGFEDEMIVNAISRSQTDDAEILAAREKYVGFLEKHKAEIADAAQEVISAGGLFIIGTERHESRRIDNQLRGRSGRQGDPGESRFFLSLDDDLMRLFGGERLTNMMETLKIPEDQPIEAGMFSRLIESSQKRVEERNFETRKSVLQFDDVMNRQREIIYGQRRSVLNGDDLKPVIENMIAECIESGVATFISGDDSADWNIDGLRDHFRGWLCSDNDFKDLTPQDLSKMGKQGFTDLLQKRADEEYAKREKIFGENMREVERILLLRNVDRQWMDHIDAMDDLKQGIYMRSYSQRDPVVEYRVEGFEMFDAMVSLIREDTVRAILTVMPRPAAPMQRTQIAKPSEAFHGEKMPKEKKAVTTVVNKGKKIGRNDPCPCGSGKKYKKCCGANEEGE